One Falco biarmicus isolate bFalBia1 chromosome 9, bFalBia1.pri, whole genome shotgun sequence genomic region harbors:
- the DNAJB12 gene encoding dnaJ homolog subfamily B member 12 isoform X2, giving the protein MSGDFPSANGEAGGEAPKGYTQDQVDAVKRVKQCKDYYEILGVNREASDEDLKKAYRKLALKFHPDKNHAPGATEAFKAIGNAYAVLSNPEKRKQYDQFGDEKLNPARHGHSHSDFHRGFEADISPEDLFNMFFGGGFPSSNVHVYSNGRMRYTYHQRQDRREHQGDGGLGLFVQLMPILILIIVSALSQMMVSSPPYSLSQRPSVGHIHRRVTEHLKVGYYVSENFADEYTGTNLKNVERSVEDDYIANLRNNCWKEKQQKEGLLYRARYFGDSDLYQRAQRMGTPSCSRLSDVQASLHG; this is encoded by the exons GGTAAAGCAATGCAAAGACTACTATGAAATTCTAGGAGTAAACAGAGAAGCTTCTGATGAGGACCTGAAAAAGGCTTACCGGAAACTTGCGCTGAAGTTTCACCCCGATAAGAACCATGCGCCAGGGGCTACTGAGGCATTTAAAG CCATTGGCAATGCGTACGCAGTATTGAGCAACCCAGAGAAGAGGAAGCAATATGACCAGTTTGGCGACGAGAAACTTAACCCTGCTCGGCACGGACACAGTCACTCGGACTTCCACCGCGGGTTTGAGGCAGACATCTCCCCCGAGGACCTCTTCAAcatgttttttggtggtggttttccTTCTA GTAACGTTCACGTATACAGCAATGGCAGGATGCGATATACTTACCATCAGAGGCAGGACAGACGAGAACATCAGGGTGAT GGTGGCCTTGGGTTGTTTGTCCAGCTGATGCCTATCCTCATCCTGATCATTGTGTCTGCTCTCAGCCAGATGATGGTCTCCAGCCCACCGTACAGTTTGAGCCAGAGGCC GTCTGTGGGTCACATACACAGGAGAGTAACAGAGCACTTGAAAGTTGGCTACTACGTATCTGAGAACTTTGCAGATGAATACACAGGCACGAACCTCAAAAACGTTGAAAGGAGCGTGGAGGACGACTATATTGCAAACCTTCGAAATAACTGCtggaaagagaagcagcaga AGGAAGGCTTGTTGTACCGGGCACGCTACTTCGGAGACTCGGATCTGTACCAGCGAGCACAGAGGATGGGCACCCCCAGCTGTAGCAGACTGTCAGACGTTCAAGCCTCTCTGCACGGATAG